The DNA segment GTCTACCTCCTTAAAGGACGTATACACTACAATAGTGGTAATGATGATAGAGATGATCGCACCCATGGCAATGATAGAAGGATACCCAGGGCTCAAGGCTACAATTAATATCGGTCCCAGTGCTACTTTGGGCATAGCATTTAAAATAACCAAATAGGGATCGAGGATCTTTTGTATCCTAGGTGACCACCAAAGGACGGCAGCCAGTATGGTTCCTAATAAGGTTCCAAGAATAAATCCACAAATGGTCTCCGTTAAGGTGACACCTAAATTGGATAGTAATGAACCATCTTGGATTTTATCTAAAAATAAATTCCATATTTTAGATGGGGAACTAAAGATCAATGGATCGATCCATTGCTTTTGACTGGATAGTTCCCAACTAGAGAAAAAGGCGATAAAAATAACAGCTTGATAAAATCGGATCCATCTTTGTTCAATTTTTAAAGTATGAATGTACTTTTTATGGAGGAGTGCTACCTTATTCTTGTTCTGGTTCAAGAGATTCCAACTCCTTCCATATCATTTGAAAGATATCTGGATACAATTCATGATTCCTTGCTTCAAAGGGTGACAGCCTTTTTAACTCCTCAGGCATTTCAAACGTCTTGTAAATCCTTCCAGGACTTGGTGAGAGCAAATAGACACGATCACTCATCGCAATGGCTTCGCCAATATCATGGGTAACAAGAATGGCTGTTTTACCAAAGGTTTTTAATGTTCGTGAAACCAGGTCCTCAAGTTTAAGCTTTGTTTGATAATCAAGTGCAGAAAAAGGTTCATCAAGCATAAGCAGTTTTGGTTGTGTCGCTAGTGTCCGAACAAGGGCGACCCTCTGTCGCATGCCGCCAGATAATTGCTTAGGGAGTTGCTTCTCCACTCCACTTAAGCCAATTTGCTCAAGTAAGTCTAAGGTACTTGCTCTCGTTTGTTTATTTAACTGATTGGATAATATCAGCCCGATCAAGATATTTTCCTCAATCGTTTTCCAAGGGAACAAATAATCCTGCTGAAGCATGTAGCCAATTTCATTTTTAGCGGTTGAAACGGGTTGACCCTCTAACAATATCGTTCCTTGTGTCGGTTTAAGTAAACTGGATATGATCGATAGCAAGGTGGTTTTTCCACAGCCACTAGGGCCGAGGAGGGAGATAAATTCTCCTTCCTCAACTGTTAGTGAAATATCGGAGAGGGCCGTGGTGGCATTAGCTTTGGTAAAATATATGTGCTGGACATCTTGAATGGTTAAAAAACTCATATGGACGGCCTCCCTATCCTATTATTTTTTGATTACTTTTGAAGCGATTTCCGTATTCACTAGGGTTTTATGATCCACCTCTTTTGGAAGCTCGCCAGCTTCGTTCATAATGTTTTGGAGATTATTCCATTCTTCTTCGTCTAGGATAGGATCTGTGGCAAAGGAGCCTTGGCTTTTATAACGGTCAACAACGGTTTTCATAATCTCAAAATCTGTGTCAGGGAAGTATGGTTCTACGGCCTTAGCAATTTCTTCGGCACTGTGGGATTCTACCCATTGCTGGGCTTTATAAATGGCTCTCGTGAATTTTTCAACCGTACTCTTATGTTCTTTCAAGTAGCTTTCCTTGGTCATGAATGTTGTATAAGGGACATGGCCGGATTCTTTACCGAAGGAAGCAACAATGTGACCTTTACCCTCTTTTTCAAAAATGCTCGCTGTTGGTTCAAATAGCTGAACGAACTCACCTGTGCCAGAGGCAAAAGCATTCGCAATATTGGCAAAATCGATGTTTTGGATGAGATTTAAATCCTTTTGTGGATCGATTCCATGTTTCTTAAGAACGAACTCACCAACCATTTGAGGCATACCGCCTTTGCGCTGACCTAAAAAGGTTTTTCCTTTTAGTAAATCCCAAGAGAAATTGTCAATTTTGTCTCTTGAAACAAGGAAAGTGCCATCTGTCTGGGTGAGTTGGGCAAAATTGATTACTGGGTCATTAGCCCCTTGAGCGTAGACATAAATGGATGTTTCCGAGCCGACTAGTGCAATATCTGCCCCTCCAGAAAGTAAGGCCGTCATCGTCTTGTCACCGCCAGCTGTCGTTGCCAGTGTGACGTCCAAGCCTTCCTCTTTAAAAAATCCTTTAGATAGGGCAACATATTGAGGGGCATAGAAAATGGAACGTGTCACTTCTGCAATACGAACCTTTTCTAGTTTCTTTGGTTCATTCGTGGAATCATTATTACAAGCGGCTAATGAAATCATAAGTATACCGATAAGAAGAAAGGAGAAACTGAATCTTATCCATTTTTTCATACAAAAAAACCTCCTTATTTCCGTAAAGGAATCTGGGCTAATTGCCTAAGATATCGTATGAAGTTGAGAAAAATGTGTGAATGCCTAGGAACAAATAATTTCTTAATATACAAGGGAAGAATTGAAATGAACAATGACAATAATGGAAAAATACTTGAGAGCTATCGCTTTCCATCTCCAAATCCAAAAGTGGAATTAAGGGTGATTACCTACCTATCTGGTGGTTTACGCGTAAAAGGGATGCTGGCTGAGCCGGTTGAAGAAGGAGTATATGATGGACTGCTTTATTTACGTGGAGGAATAAAAAATGTGGGAAAAGTAAGGCCAGCCCGAATTGCTCAGTTTGCGGCTGAGGGTTTTATCGTTTTTGCTCCTTATTATCGTGGCAATCAAGGTGGCGAAGGGAATGAAGATTTTGCAGGGGAAGACCGGGAAGACGCTTTTTCTGCTTTTTCACTGTTAAAATCACTACCTAGAGTCCGTCAAATCCATATTTTTGGTTTTTCGCGCGGCGGTGTTATGGCCCTTCTGACAGGCATAAATTTTCCAGAGGCAGCATCTGTAGTCACCTGGGGTGGGGTCAGTGATATGTCATTAACCTATATGGAGCGCCTTGATTTACGAAAAATGATGAAACGGGTTATTGGTGGGACGCCTGAAAAATATCCTGCACGTTATCAGGAAAGGACTCCACTTTACCAATTGGAACAACTTACGGCCCCAGTACTGATCATTCACGGTGTGAACGATCACAACGTCACCGTTGAGCACTCCTATCGATTAGAGAGGCGGCTTAGGGGCTTAAACAAAGCAGTCGAATGTTGGTATTTTGATGAGTTTACACACTATTTTCCACCTGCAGTAAATAGAAAAGTCGTGGAAGATGCCACAAAGTGGATGAAAAGGCAAGGCAAAAGATGATAAAATACAATTAATACAAGCAGAGGAGCGGATTGCTATGGGTATGCCCCTTGAGTTAAATACGATGATTGTAACAAAAGGTAGAGAGAAAAGGGTGGAGGAAAATCTTTTTGTAATGGAAAAAGAAGGCTACAGACTCTATCCGATTGACATTCCCATTGATGTGAGAAAAACGATGGACAGCGATTCAAGCGGGACAGCTATAATCAAGAAAGTGGAGTGGCAGCAAGGCAATACCACTATTACATATCAATTAGTTTCCTTAAACTCTACGAATTAAGCGGGTAAAAAGTTACCTGCTTTTTTTTTTTGAAAAAAGTGTAAGAAAAAGTTTGGAAGGTACGTCTTATTAGTAGTTAACAACAAATGGTAGACAGAGAAAGGGGGAATTTGGTTGGAACGGACCCATCAAATAGAGAAATGGTTCATCGACTACGAAAAGGATGTCACAAATTATCTCGTATATTATACGGGTACCACCGATGTAGAGGACTTGGTCCAAGAGACATTCTTGCGGGCGATTAGAGCTATAAACCGTTTTAAAAATGAATCCAGCCCCAAAACATGGCTGATCTCCATAGCGCGCAATACTGCTATTGATTTTTACCGAAAGAAATCGGGCTGGAACAGATTGAAACAATTGATAAATCTCGAAGCACCCGAACTTCGGGAACAAGGGGCTGAAGAGAAAGTAGTTAAAAAAATGGAATATACCCATTTATATGAGGCAATTAATGCTCTAAAACCCAACTATCGAGATGTCATCCTACTTAGAGGCATTAGTGAGTTGTCTTCACAGGAAGCGGGTCAGGTTCTTGGGTGGTCAGAAAATAAAGTGAACGTGACTTTTTACCGAGCTGTCAAAAAACTAAATGATCGACTTAAGGAGGGGGAGCAGTTTGAGTCAATTATCGGATAAAGAACTACTTAAAGTGATGGCGGATTTCCCTAAACATGAGTTAAACACGAGGCAGAGGACAGAAATGTTAAAAGTTCTTGGTGAGTCCGGCAGTCGTAAACAGCGCAACCAATTTAATTTTCAAAGATTTGCTGCATGGGCTGCTGTATTTGTCTTGATTCTAATTGCCCCGATTCTATATTTTTCAAGTAGCAAGGAAAACGATGCTATTCGAACAGGCTCAAAAGGGGAAACGAGTAATCAAGTAGAGCAGGGGGACTTCTTTGCGCTGATGGATGAGAACGGTCCACATTATGTAGACAGCAATTACGGCATTCCTAATAAAGTCAGTTTGTTGGCACCAACCGAATGGATTGCGAAAGATAAGCGCTCAGTATCAAAAATCATGATTTATTTATGGGGAGACTACCAGAAGGATTTTGCCAATAAACCGCTTAAAGTGGATGCTGTTCATGTGAAAACAGGTGTAAAGGAACATCTAGCAACAACCGTGATATCTGGTGGCATGTATGGGTCTGATGGCCATGCCATGACAAGTTTCGAGCCATTTACTGATTCTGGCGTATACAACCTTACCTTTACTGCTGGAAATAAAAAGGTAGGTACATTCTCCATTTATGTGAAGGAACCTTATATTAAAATAGGGAATTCTACTTTAATGATCTCACAAGAAGATTTATACGCTGGTTTTTATGAGGATGCTGTGATTGAAGTTGAAGGTGACAATCTTCCAACTGAAATTGAACTAGAGTTATTTCAAATAGAAAATGCTGAAGTGACTACCTTTACATTTAAAGACAAAACAGACTACACAACAACTGACGGTAGAAAGGTTTCTTTATATACAGGTGATTTTCAAATTAAAAAGAGCGGCAAATACCGATTTAGCGTGTTAAAACATTCGGAGGCTGTAGAAGTTAGAAAGCCCATATCAAATGAATGATATGGGCTTTTCACACATTATAGGAAAGTTAAAATTCGACTTCGAGAATTGTCCAGCTCCAGCGCCTAGCCCCTCGGGTCAAATAACCTTCTGCAATAAAAGTCAAAGAGCGACTTTTTTGCAGAAGAACATTTGCCTGTCGGGGCTGATCAAGGCGCTTGCGCTTTTCTTATTAGGCTATTGGACCGCCTTTTTCTTCAATTTCAACGGATACATCCGTGAATTTTCTGAAGTTTTCGCGGAACTTTGCTGCAAGTTCTTTTGCTTTCTTTTCATAGGCATCTGGATCTGACCATGTTTTACTTGGCTGTAATACTTCATCAGGAACACCGGCAATATGAAGTGGAATATTTAAACCGAAGATTTCATCTTTCGTTGTCTCAACATGGTTTAATTCCCCTTCAAGTGCCGCTTGAATCATGGCTCTTGTGTAAGCGAGCTTCATTCTGCTTCCAATTCCATATTCTCCGCCAGTCCAGCCTGTATTCACAAGGAATACGTTCGCATTATGCTCAAGAATTTTTTCACCGAGCATGTCAGCATAGCGAGTAGCAGGAAGCGGTAAAAATGGTGCACCAAAGCAGGTTGAGAACGTTGCCTCAGGTGAGGTTACACCACGTTCGGTACCGGCAAGCTTAGACGTATACCCACTTAAAAAGTGATACATAGCCTGTTCTTTTGTTAATTTTGAGATAGGAGGTAATACCCCGAACGCGTCTGCAGTTAAGAAGACAATTGTATTTGGGTGTCCGGCAATACTTGGTTTGGCAATATTATCAATGGCATCAATTGGATATGCTGCCCTAGTATTCTCTGTTAACGTTCCGTCATCATAATC comes from the Neobacillus sp. PS2-9 genome and includes:
- a CDS encoding ABC transporter permease, producing MNQNKNKVALLHKKYIHTLKIEQRWIRFYQAVIFIAFFSSWELSSQKQWIDPLIFSSPSKIWNLFLDKIQDGSLLSNLGVTLTETICGFILGTLLGTILAAVLWWSPRIQKILDPYLVILNAMPKVALGPILIVALSPGYPSIIAMGAIISIIITTIVVYTSFKEVDPNYLKVLQTFGASRLQCFKEAILPASFPTMISTLKVNVGLSWVGVIVGEFLVSSRGLGYMIIYGFQVFNFTLVFLSLLVIAVVATLMYQLVELLEKKLIKE
- a CDS encoding ABC transporter ATP-binding protein, which encodes MSFLTIQDVQHIYFTKANATTALSDISLTVEEGEFISLLGPSGCGKTTLLSIISSLLKPTQGTILLEGQPVSTAKNEIGYMLQQDYLFPWKTIEENILIGLILSNQLNKQTRASTLDLLEQIGLSGVEKQLPKQLSGGMRQRVALVRTLATQPKLLMLDEPFSALDYQTKLKLEDLVSRTLKTFGKTAILVTHDIGEAIAMSDRVYLLSPSPGRIYKTFEMPEELKRLSPFEARNHELYPDIFQMIWKELESLEPEQE
- a CDS encoding ABC transporter substrate-binding protein; amino-acid sequence: MKKWIRFSFSFLLIGILMISLAACNNDSTNEPKKLEKVRIAEVTRSIFYAPQYVALSKGFFKEEGLDVTLATTAGGDKTMTALLSGGADIALVGSETSIYVYAQGANDPVINFAQLTQTDGTFLVSRDKIDNFSWDLLKGKTFLGQRKGGMPQMVGEFVLKKHGIDPQKDLNLIQNIDFANIANAFASGTGEFVQLFEPTASIFEKEGKGHIVASFGKESGHVPYTTFMTKESYLKEHKSTVEKFTRAIYKAQQWVESHSAEEIAKAVEPYFPDTDFEIMKTVVDRYKSQGSFATDPILDEEEWNNLQNIMNEAGELPKEVDHKTLVNTEIASKVIKK
- a CDS encoding prolyl oligopeptidase family serine peptidase, which codes for MNNDNNGKILESYRFPSPNPKVELRVITYLSGGLRVKGMLAEPVEEGVYDGLLYLRGGIKNVGKVRPARIAQFAAEGFIVFAPYYRGNQGGEGNEDFAGEDREDAFSAFSLLKSLPRVRQIHIFGFSRGGVMALLTGINFPEAASVVTWGGVSDMSLTYMERLDLRKMMKRVIGGTPEKYPARYQERTPLYQLEQLTAPVLIIHGVNDHNVTVEHSYRLERRLRGLNKAVECWYFDEFTHYFPPAVNRKVVEDATKWMKRQGKR
- a CDS encoding DUF2584 domain-containing protein — protein: MGMPLELNTMIVTKGREKRVEENLFVMEKEGYRLYPIDIPIDVRKTMDSDSSGTAIIKKVEWQQGNTTITYQLVSLNSTN
- a CDS encoding RNA polymerase sigma factor, with protein sequence MERTHQIEKWFIDYEKDVTNYLVYYTGTTDVEDLVQETFLRAIRAINRFKNESSPKTWLISIARNTAIDFYRKKSGWNRLKQLINLEAPELREQGAEEKVVKKMEYTHLYEAINALKPNYRDVILLRGISELSSQEAGQVLGWSENKVNVTFYRAVKKLNDRLKEGEQFESIIG